In the genome of Myxosarcina sp. GI1, the window CCTGGCTCCCACAAATGTACAAAACTATATTGGTTTGGGAGTAGTGCAGTTACGAGAGCAAAAATACGACCGGGCTCTCGATACTTATTACCGCATTCTTGCCCTCGAACCCAATTACTCTAAAGCTTATCAAGTAATTGCGACAATTTTGCTCGATCGGGAACGCTACGATGAAGCAGCAGCCATGTTAAAAGAGGCGATCGCCAAACAACCTCAGTTAGGCGAATTGCGATTGATGTTAGCTACGGCTTTATTAAAACAGGGAAATATGGCGGCAGGCTTACAGGCTCTACTCGATGCCAAACGTCTCGAACCCCAAAACTCGGCTCTCTACTTTAAAACAGGAGAAGTTTTGCTACGGATAGGAGATTTGGATGCAGCTTTGGCTGAGTACAAGCAGGCTTTGGCGCTTGAGCCAAACTCACCTGTAGCGCAAGAAAAACTTGGCAATATTTATCTAGCTCAACAAGACTATTTACAGGCAGTTGTTGCCTATCGACATTTAACCGAAATGACTCCTAATAATCCTGCTGGCTATTATGGTCTGGGTTTGGCACTAAAAGCCAGAAGTCGCAACCGTGAAGCGATCGTCGCTTTGAATCGAGCTTTGCAGCTATACAAAGAAACTAATAATACTGCAAAAGCTGAAAAGGTTGCTTCGCTGATTGAAGAATTAAAACCAAGTAATTAAAAATTTAATTTGTTCGGTATTAAACATCAACTTAAAGTGCTGGTTTGGCAATTGTGACAATTTCTGTTCGATACAACTTGATAGGAAAAGGCTGGTCAGAGTGCATTATTAAAATTGGCGATCGACAAGCACGTTTAACCGCTTCGTATTTATCTGATGCTCTAGCTGATTTACTCGATGCAGTTACACTTATAGTAAAAGGTACTAATGAAGCAACAACATCATTTACAGAGGAATCTGGGGAATATAGATGGCGTTTCAAGCGAGTGACGCGAGATAGGCTCGAAGTTCTTATTCTTTGGTTTAATGAGACTTGGAGCGATCGCCCCGATGAAGAAGGTGAGGTAATTTTAGAAGCAGAGTGTAGACTAAAAACATTCGCAGGAGCAGTTCTTTCAGCATCACAACGAGTTTTAACAATAAATGGACTCGATGGTTATAAAGAGAAGTGGGTCAACTATGAGTTTCCTGGCAAACTACAAACTAAACTGCAGAAGGCTCTACGTTGAGAAGAAAGATACAACACTGTGGATTAAAGTGGTTATTTGAGAAATATTGACAAAGATACAAAGGTTCGCTCATTGTGGCAAAGCGATCGCACTCATTTATTTTTCTTTAGTTTGAAAACTGCTATATGTCTCATTACAAAGTTTTTACTGAAAGTATTTTTTTATTGCTATCATGATTCAGATGAATTTTTACTAGCAGCAATCATCGAAGGGAAATTATGTTGAAGTTTTGTCAGTTGCTACTGCGGAGAATGTTTAAATTAGTCTTATCGATCGCCATAATTTCGAGCATTTCTATAGTTGCCTTCAACTCAACAGCGATCGCAGATACAAATTACGAAAATTCTGTACGCCAAGCTGAAACTGCGGCAGATAGGGTAGTCGAACAAGATGACGTAAAAAATCGCTTTGGTAAGTCTGAAAATGGCGATGAGTTGCTCGATAATGCTCGCAACAAAGCTAGCAAAAAGCTTAACTCTCTGGCAGATAAAGCTAAAAATTCTGAATCTGATGAATCTTTACCCCATAGCGAACGTCTGTTTATGCGTAATCTCGAAGGAAATAACTAGCGGCAATGTTTATGGCGATCGCCAATTTACGTAAAACCTTTCGCTATTTAGCTTTATTTGTACTGTGTTTTGCTCTAGCTGTAGGCTGTAGCGGAGATCGAACCGCAACTCAGACACCCGACAACAATCGTATTTCCATTGGAACGACTCTCAAGGCACGTACTTTAGACCCTGCCGATAGTTATGAATTGGCAGGACTAAATATTATTTACAATGTAGCAGAAAGTCTCTATACCTACGAATTAGGGACGACAGAAATCAAACCTCTATTGGCAACGGCAATACCAGAAGTAAGCGAAGATGGTTTGCTCTACACCATACCACTACGCCAGGGTGTTACATTTCACGACGGGACGGCTTTTAATGGCGAAGCGATGGCATTTTCTCTCAACCGTTTTATTACTAACGGCGGTCAACCTGCGTTTTTACTGGGAGATGTTGTAGAAAACATCGAGGTTACGGGAGAGTACGAACTGCAAATTTCTTTAAAACAGCCTTTTGCCGCTTTTCCTGCTTTGCTGGCATTTCCTGGTGCTTGTGCGGTGTCGCCTCAAGCATACAAAATAGGTGCGGGAGAATTTAGTCCCAATATCTTAGTCGGTACGGGTAAATACAGGCTAACGCAGTTTGGTAGCGATGGCATTAGTTTGGATGTTTTCCCAAACTATTGGGGTGAAAAGCCAGCCAATGAAGGCGTAGATCTCCAAATATATGCAGGCAATTCGGCAAATCTATTTAATAGCTTTCGTACGGGTGCTGTTGATGTAGCATATCAATCACTAGATCCCAATCAGATTAATAATTTAATAGATGGTGTAGCAGAAGACAAATGGCAGGCGATCGCAGGTTCGGGAACGGTAGTTAACTATTTAGTTTTAAATCTGCAACAACAGCCTCTAGATCGCTTAGAAGTCCGTCAGGCGATCGCTTCTGCGATCGATCGCGCTTTAATCGATCGCCGCGTCTTACAGGAACAGGCAGAACCAATTTACAGTTTGCTGC includes:
- a CDS encoding lipopolysaccharide assembly protein LapB — translated: MLTDNTEPLIIAQADPAELNQLLIDGKKYVEGKDYDRALAIYERAASLDASNPQIFSGIGYLQAQKGNYQLAVAAYEKAIALDRNNPQLYYALGYSLGNAGKNLQAAAAYEKAIALAPTNVQNYIGLGVVQLREQKYDRALDTYYRILALEPNYSKAYQVIATILLDRERYDEAAAMLKEAIAKQPQLGELRLMLATALLKQGNMAAGLQALLDAKRLEPQNSALYFKTGEVLLRIGDLDAALAEYKQALALEPNSPVAQEKLGNIYLAQQDYLQAVVAYRHLTEMTPNNPAGYYGLGLALKARSRNREAIVALNRALQLYKETNNTAKAEKVASLIEELKPSN
- a CDS encoding ABC transporter substrate-binding protein; amino-acid sequence: MAIANLRKTFRYLALFVLCFALAVGCSGDRTATQTPDNNRISIGTTLKARTLDPADSYELAGLNIIYNVAESLYTYELGTTEIKPLLATAIPEVSEDGLLYTIPLRQGVTFHDGTAFNGEAMAFSLNRFITNGGQPAFLLGDVVENIEVTGEYELQISLKQPFAAFPALLAFPGACAVSPQAYKIGAGEFSPNILVGTGKYRLTQFGSDGISLDVFPNYWGEKPANEGVDLQIYAGNSANLFNSFRTGAVDVAYQSLDPNQINNLIDGVAEDKWQAIAGSGTVVNYLVLNLQQQPLDRLEVRQAIASAIDRALIDRRVLQEQAEPIYSLLPTAFDSYQPTFETLYGDADVNKAKSFLQASGYSAANPAIVEIWYPSGSITRGIVAETIKAYVDLELGGVIQFIPSSVESASFFSNLSQGIYPSALVDWYPDFLDPDNYLQPFLSCSKGSTKKGCQEGAAQSRGSFYYSDRANQLIEAERSEQNSEQRQAIFVKLQQLLAEDVPYVPLWQTEDYAFAQSNINGVTINPSQNFPFWTISHNQPNRE